AATGAATATACTCAAGTGACAGAAATGACTTGTCAGATAAAGAGGACAAGTTAAAAGCTAGTTAGCAAGGTCAGCAAGGTAGGTACCTGAATATCAAGATATCTTTcctcagtttggcttcttttctctggcttAAAGGGTAAAAACTCTGATGTCTTAATTTGTGCTTAATAAATGTAGAATTGACAATTGGCTGTATTTGTTAGCCTGTAGATgagtggctaggctagcagtcaggattggttgacacaAGGATTTTcaatggttgtatgatgtatgtGTAATTTATGCTCTGTACTGTATTGAGGGAACAGTGATGAATGATTGATGGAACgatatataaaacacaaatggaCGAGGCTGAGGAGTACGATGTTGTGCTAGGCCGGAATGCcccagaaagttattgcattaGTCTACAAGGAACAAACAAAGGAACAAACAAAGGCACTATAGACACAGCTTTTACACAGTCAGTCCTGATACAAAAGTATTTATCTGCAGtaattcataaataaaaaagtaatacatTATGCATAAATCTGCAACATAAATAGTTTTGCTGTGATTGACCAGCAATTTCAGTGAACTCCAAATAAAGCATTTGCCAACGTTGGCTTTTGGTTTTCTTTGCTTCACATTCTGCATAGAATATATAAAACTCTACATTTATGTTCAGTGCATATTAATTTGTAGGCATACAAATTTACTACGCTTAGTAAACCTGATGAAGTGTTTAACTTTACTGATGAGTGATCTAGAGTCACGTAATGTTTAATGCACAAATCACAAGTGAACAGCACATCTTTTTCAATGCCACTCTACAAAGTCCAGCCCTCTGGACAGACGTCTTAATACAAGTCAAACATCACACTCGAGTAATTCCAAACACTCCAGACAGGAAAGCAATCAGTCATGAACCATGCAGAAGGTTTTGCCTCTCATTGTTTccttgttttgctgtgtctttTTCTATGTGGTTATTTGGAATCGGATCCAAGGAACATGGACTGGGTAAGTTTATCTTCACAacttttaaatataaagaaGGTGAAATAAGACTTATCTGATACTTGGGTATCGGATCTGAATGTGTGGCTGTATAGAGACGTGTTTGGTATTTATTACAGAGTGATTTCTTAATtacttttccttcttttcttttacagttCCAAAGAACTGTATAATGTGGTATTGAAGTCAGCATTCATCTGGAGGGACAGGCATGAGACCACTGAACATGTGACACCAGCAACTAGGACTCACACTCTGAGTTTGTCATCAAGGAATACTATAAAAAGCGCTGTGAAAGAACACGTTTTGGATTCTTTACATCATGTAAAATCACATCAAGTAGCACCTTTAGGCAACCAGAATCTCACCGACAGTGTAACCATTCTTCCAGTCCTTTATAGGAAAGATTTTGAAAAACTTCCGGAGTGGGACTTTGAGGACATTTACATGCGGAATAATGAAGAAAGACATCCGGTAAGACTTAGTTTCATTCAGAGCTTTGAATCTATAGTAAAATAGTAAAGCAGAAAGTGTCTGAATTTTGTATACAGGGCGAGTCAAAAGTCAGTCAGGAAAGCTTTTAGGTGTGAGAATCATCTTTACAGTGTAGCATTCACTGTGCCTGTTTGCTTATCAGGACAGTGCATACAAGAgattttattctcttttttctggTTTCCTGGTGTCATTCATAATGGTAATTTTGCTTTTTATGAATATTTGGGTCTCACTTTTTTTTGACACACCCTGTAAGTAGAGTTTACATCTATATGAgatcatactttttttttttttaaggtttgtTCAAAGTTTCTTCAGAAGTCCGAAGATGAAGAGTTTCAGGCAGCAATTGTCCCAGACATTCAGCTTTGGCTGCACAGGGGTCACCTCAGTATCAGGGAGTGGAATCGACTGTCGCATTTCAACAACCCCTTTGGATTCATGGAATATAAGTATAATGGTGAGTGTGTTGGGAAACCTCCCCTCACCTTTTCACACAATTGTGATCTGTGGAGTCTTACTCTCCTTTACAGTTTCCGTTTGTTAAAGAGGTGGAGTTATTGTGCAAATAGAGTAATCCACTGCTCTAAAATCAGCAGTGGGTGTGGTTTAGCTTCTTTTTTCATCTCTAATGTGCTGCTCATATAAGCTCTGACTGAAAAATGTGGTACTTGACCAATTGTTGTGCTTGTTTTCCTTGAAGATGTAAAATCGGCGGTAGATTTGATCCCAAAACCAAAGTCCACACAGTTGTTACCAGTACCTGAAAGGGCACACGATGGCTGTATTCGCTGTGCTGTGGTGGGCACTGGGGGCATTCTCAGTGGCTCAAGAAAGGGCAAAGAGATTGATTCTCATCATTATGTGTTTCGGTGAgaatacttttcttttttatcttcaTGTTGCCTGCAACTAATTTTCCACTTTCCTTCTTGGTTGGTGGTGGTAGTTCCTTTATGAGTGACCTACAGTAGAGGGAAACAAGTATTCAGGCACTTTTTTCCGTTATTTAGTATATTTCCAGCACATATACCCACTTCATATTAACATCTTTTGACATGAAGaaaaagtaatgataataaCAACGATAAATGATGAGTAAACGCTGAATTCACAGGGAAAGGAGTACTCAGACacaaatattaataacattagAACTTTGCTGCAAAGCCATTGTTAGCAGCTTTTAGACATCTATGGTAAGAGGTGATTAGCATTCTGCAGCATTGCAGTTCATTTTTGACCCATTCCGCTTGGCAAACCTTCTTAAATTCCCGAAAGTTACGAGGgtccctctgaatgacttgctCTATAAATTTTCAGTCAGCAGATTGGCTAGGCCCCTTCAGGTTTAGTTTTTTTCAGAAACCAGAACTTAGTTGCtttggctgtatgtttgggCTTATTTTCTTGATGAAATGTTCATCTTTTCACAGATTTCCCAGATTTTTGGGATGAGATTAAATCCTCTTCTAATGTGTCCTGGTACATCCCTCAATACATGTTTCAACTCTGCGTTTCACTGTAGGTGTGGTGTTCTTGAGGTCATACACACAACCCTCCTACTTCAGACAAGCTGAATTATTGCCAAGGGggtatttttcttttatctgaCCAAACTATACTGTGAGCTTTCTTTTTAGCAGAGTTTTGCTTGGAGTGTAGGGACAGAGATCATTGTGCACTTTATTGCTTACTGTTCTCTGAGTAACTGTTTTTCCCTCTGCTTTGAGGTTGTCCTGCAACTGTTTTTCAGTGGCTGCTGGCTTCTGTCTTGGTTTTCTCACCATTGGTCTAAGAGTGTGTTGTGAAATCTTGCGTGGCATAACTATCTGAGGATGATTAGTTTGGGTCCATGAACTTTTCACTTGCACATTACTGAACTACTTGTACTGACAGGGGTGTTAAAGGTCTTTGCTGTGGCTCTGTAGCTTTTTCCAATCGAGTACTGTCAATAATGTTTTCCTGGAGAGATTTATGAAGTTCCTTTACCTCCACCCTGATTGCTACTTGTTGAATGAAATCTTCCCAACCAATGGCAATATCTTTTGCAAAAAGAACTAATGTTATTCATTTATCGTGTCTGAATACAATCTTATCCTATTTTAGTGGTCATTTTGAACACATCTTTGTTTATGGTTATGAATAGATACTTTTTGTTCATATTACATACAAAGTCAAAAGTGAACATGTGCACTGAAAAGATATTAAATACCAAGAACAAATGGTGCCTAAATTGTGACCTTATTCTATGGAATTGAGCTTTTATTGCAACTTACCTACTGATCCTAACAGAATGAATGGAGCTATCACCAAAGGCTTTGAGGAGGATGTTGGAAATAAAACTTCGGTGTATGTGCATACTTCATATGCCTTAGTCCAGTCTGTTTACAATTTGAATCCATATGGTTTCAG
This portion of the Pygocentrus nattereri isolate fPygNat1 chromosome 13, fPygNat1.pri, whole genome shotgun sequence genome encodes:
- the LOC108430222 gene encoding alpha-N-acetylgalactosaminide alpha-2,6-sialyltransferase 1 codes for the protein MQKVLPLIVSLFCCVFFYVVIWNRIQGTWTGSKELYNVVLKSAFIWRDRHETTEHVTPATRTHTLSLSSRNTIKSAVKEHVLDSLHHVKSHQVAPLGNQNLTDSVTILPVLYRKDFEKLPEWDFEDIYMRNNEERHPVCSKFLQKSEDEEFQAAIVPDIQLWLHRGHLSIREWNRLSHFNNPFGFMEYKYNDVKSAVDLIPKPKSTQLLPVPERAHDGCIRCAVVGTGGILSGSRKGKEIDSHHYVFRMNGAITKGFEEDVGNKTSVYVHTSYALVQSVYNLNPYGFRGAPNDEGIKYVLIPEGLRDFEWVQGLFQKNIVKKGDFKGIWPLRFYGRQIDKEKFYVLHPDFLRYIRNRFLRSNNLNEEYWHIYRPTNGAFTLFLALHTCDIVNVYGFITADYHKYFNYYFDQGVKTSVVFFINHDYNLEIQTWKKLHDSGIIHLYQRKEDLKET